One region of Gammaproteobacteria bacterium genomic DNA includes:
- a CDS encoding hypothetical protein (Evidence 5 : Unknown function), which yields MQKSVIKLKILHKSLENILAQGVKQAWKYLDCSGTKDGHLVISTSWQQSMGK from the coding sequence ATGCAAAAATCCGTCATCAAATTGAAGATTCTACACAAAAGCCTGGAAAATATCTTAGCACAAGGTGTGAAACAAGCCTGGAAATACTTGGACTGTAGCGGTACGAAGGACGGACATTTGGTGATTTCGACCTCTTGGCAACAATCTATGGGAAAATAA